In one window of Rhodopseudomonas palustris HaA2 DNA:
- a CDS encoding ABC transporter permease: MRIANIVELGVKELRGLLRDPMMLALIVYSFTFSIYSGSTALPETLNHAAISIVDEDQSPVSQRIVTAFNPPYFSIPKLIDQREMDARMDAGLDTFALDIPPEFQRDLLAGKSPTIQLNVDATRMTQAFSGGGYVQSIVTGEVDEFLAKHRAATTVPVEQALRVRFNAELNKGWFGAINQLVSSITMLSIILTGAALIREREHGTIEHLLVMPVTPFEIMVSKIWSMGAVVLLASSFALFVVVQGILAVPVYGSVALFLVGTALQLFATTCMGIFLATAAGTMPQFGLLLMLILLPLQALSGGMTPRESMPQIIQDIMLIAPNTHFVSLAQAVLFRGAGLDVVWPQLAALFAIGAVLFALALRQFRRFLAA, from the coding sequence ATGCGGATCGCCAACATCGTCGAACTCGGCGTCAAGGAATTGCGCGGCCTGCTGCGCGATCCGATGATGCTGGCGCTGATCGTCTATTCGTTCACCTTCTCGATCTACAGCGGCTCCACCGCGCTGCCGGAGACGCTCAATCACGCCGCGATCTCGATCGTCGACGAGGATCAGTCGCCGGTCTCGCAGCGCATCGTCACGGCGTTCAACCCGCCCTATTTCTCGATCCCGAAGCTGATCGACCAACGCGAGATGGATGCCCGGATGGACGCCGGGCTCGACACTTTCGCGCTCGACATTCCGCCGGAATTCCAGCGCGATCTGCTGGCGGGCAAGTCGCCCACCATCCAGCTCAACGTCGACGCGACGCGGATGACCCAGGCCTTTTCGGGTGGCGGCTACGTGCAGTCGATCGTCACCGGCGAGGTCGACGAATTCCTCGCCAAGCATCGCGCCGCCACCACCGTCCCGGTCGAACAGGCGCTCCGTGTGCGGTTCAACGCCGAGCTCAACAAAGGCTGGTTCGGCGCGATCAATCAGCTGGTTTCGTCGATCACCATGCTGTCGATCATCCTCACCGGCGCGGCGCTGATCCGCGAGCGCGAGCACGGCACCATCGAGCATCTGCTGGTGATGCCGGTCACCCCGTTCGAGATCATGGTGAGCAAGATCTGGTCGATGGGCGCGGTGGTGCTGCTGGCCTCGAGCTTCGCGCTGTTCGTGGTCGTGCAGGGAATCCTGGCGGTCCCGGTGTACGGCTCGGTGGCGCTGTTCCTGGTCGGCACCGCGCTGCAACTGTTCGCCACCACCTGCATGGGGATCTTTCTCGCGACCGCGGCCGGCACCATGCCGCAGTTCGGCCTGCTGCTGATGCTGATCCTGCTGCCGCTGCAGGCGCTCTCGGGCGGAATGACGCCGCGCGAAAGCATGCCGCAGATCATTCAGGACATCATGCTGATCGCGCCGAACACGCATTTCGTCTCGCTGGCGCAAGCGGTGCTGTTTCGCGGCGCCGGCCTCGACGTGGTCTGGCCGCAGCTCGCGGCGCTGTTCGCGATCGGCGCGGTGCTGTTCGCTCTGGCGCTGCGCCAGTTCCGGCGATTTCTGGCGGCGTGA
- the rbbA gene encoding ribosome-associated ATPase/putative transporter RbbA, whose protein sequence is MSDPAVGTDARAPVVRLAAVSLRYGKTLALDDVTLDLPSGCMIGLIGPDGVGKSSLLSLVSGARAVQQGRVEVFGGDIADAAHRRDTCPRIAYMPQGLGKNLYPTLSVFENVDFFGRLFGQGRRERAARIAELLESTGLSPFAERPAGKLSGGMKQKLGLCCALIHDPDLLILDEPTTGVDPLSRGQFWELINDIRAQRPGMSVIVATAYMEEAERFDHLVAMNAGQVLATGTPADLLRQTGGKSLDAAFIALLPEDERRGHAEVVIPPRTTGTTGIAIEAEHLTMRFGDFTAVDDVSFRIEQGEIFGFLGSNGCGKTTTMKMLTGLLAASEGTAKLFGNEVDPNDMAVRRRVGYMSQAFSLYTELTVRQNLELHARLFQMEPAKIAPRIAEMERRFDLAEVIDKLPDELPLGIRQRLSLAVAMIHSPDILILDEPTSGVDPIARDGFWQMLSDLSRNDNVTIFVSTHFMNEAERCDRISLMHAGRVLISDTPGAIVASRSAASLEDAFIAYLEEAIGTAATPSAPQTTAAQVTSAADEDAPHPPRASSSWFDLRRMLAYTRREALELQRDPIRATLALIGSVVLMFVLGYGINLDVEKLTFAALDRDDTAISRDYILDIAGSRYFAEQRPITDYADLDRRMRSGELTMAIEIPPGFGRDVSRGRSVEVGAWIDGAMPSRAETARGYAQAMHLGWLKRKASELYGDAATAGSFQIAMRYRYNPDIRSVVAMAPAVIPLLLLMIPAMLAALSVVREKELGSIINFYATPTTRLEFLIGKQLPYVVLAMLNFVMLTAFAIVVFRVPFTGSFLAFGTGALLYVVFATALGLLLSTFMNSQIAAIFGTTLLTLIPAIQFSGLIDPVSSLQGAGAFIGKIYPTTYFVDITRGAFSKGLGFEQMWGSFVPLLIAVPLLFGLGAALLQKQAK, encoded by the coding sequence ATGAGTGATCCCGCGGTCGGGACGGACGCGCGCGCGCCGGTGGTCCGGCTCGCCGCGGTGTCGCTGCGCTACGGCAAGACGCTGGCGCTCGACGACGTCACGCTCGATTTGCCGTCGGGCTGCATGATCGGCCTGATCGGTCCCGATGGCGTCGGCAAATCGAGCCTGCTGTCGCTGGTCTCGGGGGCGCGCGCGGTGCAGCAGGGTCGCGTCGAGGTGTTCGGCGGCGACATCGCCGATGCCGCACATCGCCGCGATACGTGTCCGCGGATCGCCTATATGCCGCAGGGGCTCGGCAAGAATCTGTATCCGACGCTGTCGGTGTTCGAGAATGTCGACTTCTTCGGCCGGCTGTTCGGCCAAGGCCGTCGCGAGCGCGCCGCGCGGATCGCCGAACTACTTGAAAGTACCGGGCTTTCGCCGTTCGCCGAGCGGCCTGCCGGAAAGCTGTCCGGCGGTATGAAGCAGAAGCTCGGGCTGTGCTGCGCGCTGATCCACGATCCGGATCTGCTGATCCTAGACGAGCCGACCACCGGCGTCGATCCGCTGTCGCGCGGGCAGTTCTGGGAATTGATCAACGACATCAGGGCGCAACGCCCCGGTATGAGCGTGATCGTGGCGACCGCCTACATGGAGGAGGCGGAGCGCTTCGACCATCTGGTGGCGATGAATGCCGGGCAGGTGCTGGCGACCGGAACGCCTGCGGATCTGTTGCGGCAAACTGGTGGCAAATCGTTGGATGCCGCCTTCATCGCGCTGTTGCCCGAAGACGAGCGCCGCGGCCATGCCGAGGTGGTGATTCCGCCGCGCACGACCGGCACGACCGGCATCGCGATCGAGGCTGAACATCTCACCATGCGGTTCGGCGACTTCACCGCGGTCGACGACGTCTCGTTCCGGATCGAGCAGGGCGAGATCTTCGGCTTCCTCGGCTCCAACGGCTGCGGCAAGACCACGACGATGAAGATGCTGACCGGTCTGCTCGCGGCCAGCGAGGGCACCGCGAAGCTGTTCGGCAACGAGGTCGATCCGAACGACATGGCGGTGCGCCGGCGCGTCGGTTACATGTCGCAGGCGTTCTCGCTCTACACCGAACTCACCGTGCGGCAGAATCTCGAACTGCACGCGCGGCTGTTCCAGATGGAGCCCGCCAAGATCGCGCCGCGGATCGCCGAGATGGAGCGCCGCTTCGATCTCGCCGAGGTGATCGACAAGCTGCCGGATGAGTTGCCGCTCGGCATCCGTCAGCGGCTGTCGCTGGCGGTGGCGATGATCCACTCGCCCGACATTCTGATCCTCGACGAGCCGACCTCCGGCGTCGATCCGATCGCGCGCGACGGCTTCTGGCAGATGTTGTCCGACCTGTCGCGCAACGACAACGTCACCATCTTCGTTTCCACCCACTTCATGAACGAGGCGGAGCGCTGCGACCGCATTTCGCTGATGCATGCCGGCCGCGTGCTGATCAGCGACACGCCGGGCGCGATCGTCGCGAGCCGATCGGCGGCGAGCCTGGAGGACGCCTTCATCGCCTATCTGGAGGAGGCGATCGGAACCGCGGCGACGCCATCGGCGCCGCAGACCACTGCCGCGCAAGTCACATCCGCAGCAGATGAGGACGCCCCGCATCCGCCCCGGGCATCGTCGTCCTGGTTCGATCTGCGGCGGATGCTGGCTTATACGCGGCGCGAGGCGCTCGAACTGCAGCGCGATCCGATCCGCGCCACGCTGGCGCTGATCGGCAGCGTGGTGCTGATGTTCGTGCTCGGTTACGGCATCAATCTCGACGTCGAAAAACTGACCTTCGCCGCGCTCGATCGCGACGACACTGCGATCAGCCGCGACTACATCCTCGACATCGCGGGCTCGCGCTATTTCGCCGAGCAGCGCCCGATCACCGATTACGCCGATCTCGACCGCAGGATGCGCAGCGGCGAGCTGACGATGGCGATCGAGATCCCGCCGGGATTCGGCCGCGACGTCTCGCGCGGCCGTTCGGTCGAGGTCGGCGCCTGGATCGACGGCGCGATGCCGTCGCGGGCGGAAACCGCGCGCGGCTACGCGCAGGCGATGCATCTCGGCTGGCTCAAGCGGAAGGCAAGCGAGCTCTACGGCGATGCCGCGACCGCCGGCAGCTTCCAGATCGCGATGCGCTATCGCTACAATCCGGACATCCGGAGCGTGGTGGCGATGGCGCCCGCGGTGATTCCGCTGCTGTTGCTGATGATTCCGGCGATGCTCGCAGCGCTCAGCGTGGTGCGCGAGAAGGAGCTCGGCTCGATCATCAATTTCTACGCGACGCCGACCACGCGGCTGGAATTCCTGATCGGCAAGCAACTGCCCTATGTGGTGCTGGCGATGCTGAATTTCGTGATGCTGACGGCGTTCGCGATTGTGGTGTTCCGGGTGCCGTTCACCGGCAGCTTCTTGGCCTTCGGCACGGGCGCGCTGCTCTACGTCGTGTTCGCCACCGCGCTCGGCCTGCTGCTGTCCACCTTCATGAACAGCCAGATCGCGGCGATCTTCGGCACCACGCTGCTGACGCTGATCCCGGCGATCCAGTTCTCCGGCCTGATCGATCCGGTTTCGTCGCTGCAGGGCGCCGGTGCGTTCATCGGCAAGATCTATCCGACCACCTATTTCGTCGACATCACGCGCGGCGCGTTCTCGAAGGGGCTGGGCTTCGAACAGATGTGGGGGTCCTTCGTCCCGCTGCTGATCGCGGTGCCGCTGCTGTTCGGCCTCGGCGCCGCGCTGCTCCAGAAACAGGCCAAGTGA
- the hemP gene encoding hemin uptake protein HemP, whose translation MTAQTDNKNPTASAADPAAERAVSIVGNQLESRELFSLGREIVIAHGGDRYRLRLTSQNKLILTK comes from the coding sequence ATGACCGCACAGACTGATAACAAGAATCCCACCGCCAGCGCGGCTGACCCGGCCGCCGAACGCGCCGTCAGCATCGTCGGCAATCAGCTCGAGAGCCGCGAGCTGTTTTCGCTGGGGCGCGAGATCGTCATCGCTCACGGCGGCGACAGATACCGGCTTCGCCTGACCTCCCAGAACAAGCTGATCCTGACGAAATGA
- a CDS encoding heme ABC transporter ATP-binding protein yields the protein MSTALEARKAGFATGGATLVHNVDLAVAQGELIAIVGPNGAGKSTLLRMLSGDLRPTSGSVRLGDRELSSYSPRELADRRAVLAQHINVSFPFTVEEIVRMGTGDVGHRKAGALIDAALHEVGLGEFRSRDITTLSGGEQQRAHFARVLVQLWSSEAVRGPGILLLDEPTSSLDIRHQLDLAHTARRCARNGATVIAILHDLNLATRFAERIVVMHRGAVAADGPPSTVMRPELIGAVFDVELTVQMDASGSPFVLPELTRA from the coding sequence GTGAGCACCGCGCTCGAGGCCCGCAAGGCCGGCTTTGCGACAGGCGGCGCGACGCTGGTCCACAATGTCGATCTCGCCGTCGCACAGGGCGAGCTGATCGCTATCGTCGGGCCGAACGGCGCCGGCAAATCCACTTTGCTGCGGATGCTGTCGGGCGATCTGCGTCCGACCTCGGGCTCGGTCCGGCTCGGCGACCGCGAGCTGTCGTCCTATTCGCCGCGCGAACTGGCGGACCGGCGCGCGGTGCTGGCCCAGCATATCAATGTCAGCTTCCCGTTCACGGTCGAGGAGATCGTGCGGATGGGCACCGGCGATGTCGGCCATCGCAAGGCCGGCGCGCTGATCGACGCCGCGCTGCACGAGGTCGGGCTCGGCGAGTTTCGCTCGCGCGACATCACCACGCTGTCCGGCGGCGAGCAGCAGCGCGCGCATTTTGCCCGCGTGCTGGTCCAGCTCTGGAGCAGCGAAGCCGTGCGCGGCCCCGGCATCCTGCTGCTCGACGAGCCGACCTCGAGCCTCGACATCCGCCATCAGCTCGACCTCGCGCACACCGCGCGGCGCTGCGCCCGCAACGGCGCCACCGTGATCGCGATTCTGCACGATCTCAACCTGGCGACCCGCTTCGCGGAGCGCATCGTCGTGATGCATCGCGGCGCCGTCGCCGCCGACGGCCCACCGTCCACGGTGATGCGCCCGGAGCTGATCGGCGCCGTGTTCGACGTCGAACTGACGGTGCAGATGGATGCGTCAGGCAGCCCGTTCGTGCTGCCGGAGCTGACGCGGGCGTAG
- a CDS encoding FecCD family ABC transporter permease: MTVMEIGRRRVARSFRPRSGVTLAVLLVLLLICLALALTVGAAGIPLSRLPAALGLLPAADAGPMAARDQMVLWSIRLPRILTAAIVGSLLAASGALMQGLFRNPLADPALVGVSSGGAFAAASSIVLLDHALGDNLRFLQDHLLPVAAFAGSLVTTIALYRIASRAGRTSIALFLLAGLAIAAIANAGIGVLVYLADDRQLRDITFWMMGSLSGANWAKASSTALVLLIALAVFVKVARHLDLLVLGESEAFHTGVDVERLKRLSIVLVSLMTGVAVSVCGVIGFVGIVVPHLLRLLIGPSHRLLLPASACLGAVMLVAADTVARTIVAPAEMPIGILTAAIGAPFFLVILLRQRKLVGL, encoded by the coding sequence ATGACGGTGATGGAGATCGGACGCCGGCGGGTGGCGAGGTCGTTCCGGCCGCGCTCCGGCGTCACCCTGGCGGTGTTGCTCGTGTTGCTGCTGATCTGCCTGGCGCTGGCGCTGACCGTCGGCGCCGCCGGCATTCCGCTGTCGCGCCTGCCCGCCGCGCTCGGGCTGCTGCCCGCCGCCGATGCCGGGCCGATGGCGGCGCGCGATCAAATGGTGTTGTGGTCGATCCGGCTGCCGCGCATCCTCACCGCCGCGATCGTCGGCAGCCTGCTGGCGGCATCGGGCGCGCTGATGCAGGGGCTGTTCCGCAATCCGCTGGCCGATCCGGCGCTGGTCGGCGTCTCCAGCGGCGGCGCGTTCGCGGCCGCGTCGTCGATCGTGCTGCTCGATCATGCGCTCGGCGACAATCTGCGCTTCCTGCAGGATCATCTGCTGCCTGTCGCCGCTTTCGCCGGCTCGCTGGTCACCACCATCGCGCTGTACCGGATCGCCAGCCGCGCCGGCCGCACCTCGATCGCGCTGTTCCTGCTCGCCGGCCTCGCCATCGCGGCCATCGCCAATGCGGGGATCGGCGTTCTGGTGTATCTCGCCGACGACCGGCAGTTGCGCGACATCACCTTCTGGATGATGGGATCGCTCAGCGGCGCCAACTGGGCCAAGGCGTCGTCGACCGCGCTGGTGCTGCTGATCGCGCTTGCGGTGTTCGTCAAGGTCGCGCGCCATCTCGATCTGCTCGTACTCGGCGAGTCGGAGGCGTTTCACACCGGCGTCGACGTCGAACGGCTGAAGCGCCTGTCGATCGTGCTGGTGTCGCTGATGACCGGCGTCGCGGTCTCGGTCTGCGGCGTGATCGGCTTCGTCGGCATTGTGGTGCCGCATCTGCTGCGGCTGTTGATCGGCCCGTCGCACCGGCTGCTGCTGCCCGCCTCTGCCTGCCTCGGCGCGGTGATGCTGGTCGCCGCCGACACCGTGGCCCGCACCATCGTGGCGCCGGCCGAGATGCCGATCGGCATTCTCACCGCGGCGATCGGCGCGCCGTTCTTCCTCGTCATCCTGCTGCGGCAGCGCAAGCTGGTCGGGCTGTGA
- a CDS encoding heme/hemin ABC transporter substrate-binding protein: protein MIAAILSKPARYAIVSLLASTVVTASPGLAGDIAVRDALGREVVIADTSRTLSIGGAITEVLVALGLEQRITGIDSTSTYPPTAVKDKPNVGYLRQLSAEGVIGLNPTLILAMDSAGPKQTMQAIESAKIPLVLIPEKLTEQGLLDKIRLIGHAMNADASANCLATAVAEDFDQLRQLRAKIDRPLRVMFVMSLVNGQAMAAGRNTAANEIIELSGGVNAIDGYDGYKSINDEAIVAAKPDAVLTIRRSRDTFEADAFYAHPGFALTPAAKNRVFVAMDGLYLLGFGPRTPAAARDVAATLYPQLASQAGDFKPKAASAVCRP, encoded by the coding sequence ATGATCGCCGCAATCCTTTCAAAGCCCGCGCGCTACGCGATCGTCTCGCTGCTGGCGTCGACCGTCGTCACAGCGAGCCCCGGCCTCGCCGGCGACATCGCGGTGCGCGACGCGCTCGGCCGTGAGGTCGTGATCGCCGACACCTCGCGCACGCTGTCGATCGGTGGCGCCATCACCGAAGTTCTCGTCGCCCTCGGACTCGAACAGCGCATCACCGGGATCGATTCGACCAGCACCTATCCGCCGACGGCGGTGAAGGACAAACCGAATGTCGGCTATCTGCGGCAACTGTCCGCCGAAGGCGTGATCGGGCTGAACCCGACGCTGATTCTGGCGATGGACAGCGCCGGCCCGAAGCAGACCATGCAGGCGATCGAATCGGCGAAGATTCCGCTGGTGCTGATTCCGGAGAAACTCACCGAGCAGGGACTGCTCGACAAGATCCGGCTGATCGGCCATGCCATGAACGCCGATGCGTCCGCGAACTGTCTCGCGACCGCGGTCGCCGAGGATTTCGATCAGCTCCGCCAGCTCAGGGCGAAGATCGACCGGCCGCTGCGGGTGATGTTCGTGATGTCGCTGGTCAATGGCCAGGCGATGGCGGCCGGCCGCAACACCGCGGCCAACGAGATCATCGAACTGTCCGGCGGCGTCAATGCCATCGACGGCTATGACGGCTACAAGTCGATCAACGACGAGGCAATCGTCGCGGCGAAGCCCGACGCGGTGCTGACGATCAGGCGCAGCCGCGACACCTTCGAGGCCGACGCGTTCTACGCCCATCCCGGCTTCGCGCTGACGCCGGCCGCGAAGAACCGCGTCTTCGTGGCGATGGACGGGCTGTATCTGCTCGGCTTCGGCCCGCGCACTCCGGCCGCCGCGCGCGACGTCGCCGCGACGCTGTATCCGCAGCTCGCGAGCCAGGCCGGCGACTTCAAGCCGAAGGCGGCGTCGGCCGTTTGCCGCCCATGA
- a CDS encoding HlyD family secretion protein yields the protein MASSWMRWVVIVAVVAVAGGGYFAWRTFGAKGLPPGIASGNGRIEATEIDVSTKSAGRIRDILVREGDFVTAGQVLARMDTDQLEAQRRQAEAQLRRASIGIETATSLVTQREAEREAAVAVIAQRDAQLDALERKLARAEALIKTSAVSQQVLDDDRANEQGAKAAVAAAKAQLAASEAAISSAKAQVIDAGAAVDAAKAAIDSITVEINDSTLKSPRDGRVQYRVAQPGEVIAAGGRVLNLVDLSDVYMTFFLPTAQAGQIAIGADVRLVLDALPQVVIPAKATFVADTAQFTPKTVETEEERQKLMFRVKAHIPQELLRKYIQRVKTGLPGVAYIRLDPKAEWPANLSGTLAQ from the coding sequence ATGGCAAGTAGCTGGATGCGTTGGGTCGTGATCGTCGCCGTGGTGGCGGTTGCGGGTGGAGGTTACTTCGCGTGGCGAACGTTCGGCGCCAAGGGGTTGCCGCCCGGCATCGCCAGCGGCAACGGCCGGATCGAGGCGACCGAGATCGACGTTTCCACGAAGTCGGCCGGCCGCATCCGCGACATTCTCGTGCGCGAGGGCGATTTCGTCACCGCGGGTCAGGTGCTGGCGCGGATGGATACGGATCAGCTCGAGGCGCAGCGCCGCCAGGCGGAGGCGCAGTTGCGGCGGGCCAGCATCGGCATCGAGACCGCGACCAGCCTGGTCACGCAGCGCGAAGCCGAGCGTGAGGCGGCTGTCGCGGTGATCGCGCAGCGCGACGCCCAGCTCGACGCGCTGGAGCGCAAGCTGGCGCGCGCCGAAGCGCTGATCAAGACCAGCGCGGTGTCGCAGCAGGTGCTGGACGACGACCGCGCCAACGAGCAGGGCGCGAAGGCCGCGGTCGCCGCCGCCAAGGCGCAGCTCGCGGCCAGCGAGGCGGCGATCAGCTCGGCGAAAGCGCAAGTGATCGACGCCGGCGCGGCGGTCGACGCCGCCAAGGCCGCGATCGACAGCATCACTGTCGAGATCAACGACAGCACGTTGAAATCGCCGCGCGACGGCCGCGTGCAATATCGCGTCGCCCAGCCCGGCGAAGTGATCGCCGCCGGCGGGCGCGTGCTGAATCTGGTCGATCTCAGCGACGTCTACATGACCTTCTTCCTGCCGACCGCGCAGGCCGGGCAGATCGCGATCGGCGCCGATGTGCGTCTGGTGCTCGACGCGCTGCCGCAGGTGGTGATTCCGGCGAAGGCGACCTTCGTCGCCGACACCGCGCAGTTCACGCCGAAGACGGTGGAGACCGAAGAGGAACGGCAGAAGCTGATGTTCCGGGTCAAGGCGCACATCCCCCAGGAGCTGCTGCGCAAGTACATCCAGCGCGTCAAGACCGGACTGCCGGGCGTGGCCTATATTCGGCTCGATCCGAAGGCCGAATGGCCGGCCAATCTCAGCGGCACGCTGGCGCAATGA
- a CDS encoding NAD(P)H-binding protein — protein sequence MKVLIFGATGRTGRQLVSQAAAIGWSVHAAGRNADRLQDLGDAAAISVVDLAEAEEVAEVVKRVAPDAIIATVGGALPDGRLVDEFGNNAISDAAVSGGVRRLVQISSLACGDSRPFASDRIIAAIGPVLEAKTRAEDHLRRLDLDWTIIRPGGLTDGAPTGSGALYDDPRVHGMIARADLAAVVLPIVAVAATHGLTLSTVDRTTLAAEPAGLREFVVPAPV from the coding sequence ATGAAAGTTCTGATCTTCGGCGCGACCGGCAGGACCGGTCGGCAACTGGTGTCGCAGGCCGCCGCGATCGGCTGGAGCGTGCACGCCGCCGGCCGCAACGCCGATCGTTTGCAGGACCTCGGCGACGCCGCGGCGATCTCCGTGGTCGATCTCGCCGAGGCCGAAGAAGTCGCCGAAGTGGTGAAGCGCGTCGCGCCCGATGCGATCATCGCCACCGTCGGCGGTGCGCTGCCGGACGGGCGGCTGGTCGACGAGTTCGGCAACAACGCGATTTCCGATGCGGCCGTGAGCGGCGGCGTGCGCCGGCTGGTGCAGATCTCCTCGCTGGCCTGCGGCGACAGCCGGCCATTCGCGTCCGACCGGATCATCGCCGCGATCGGGCCGGTGCTCGAGGCCAAGACCCGCGCCGAGGATCATCTGCGCCGGCTCGATCTCGACTGGACGATCATCCGCCCCGGCGGGCTGACCGACGGCGCGCCGACCGGCAGCGGCGCGCTGTACGACGATCCCCGCGTGCATGGAATGATCGCCCGCGCCGATCTCGCCGCGGTCGTGCTGCCGATCGTCGCGGTGGCCGCGACGCACGGTCTGACGCTGTCGACGGTGGATCGGACGACGCTGGCGGCCGAACCGGCCGGTCTGCGCGAGTTCGTCGTTCCGGCGCCCGTGTAG
- the hutW gene encoding heme anaerobic degradation radical SAM methyltransferase ChuW/HutW yields the protein MTMARATTSGGAPHGGHGHHPAAAAALQISDYFVRIGCDALTEAFAKRSFSPPWRGSRPVDGDDVEAVLARIFATLRNETAVAYVHVPFCQTHCLFCGFFQNVWRAEAGPAYVDDVLAELAARSSTPLIASAPIDAVYLGGGTPSALAADDLARLVEGLRRYLPLTSDCEITLEGRGFGFDLAKAEKVADAGVTRLSIGVQTFSTQVRRRLGRKLAGPEVQSFLADLVALGRTAVVCDLIYGLPGQTDDIWANDIEIVDRLGLDGVTLYALNMFPGGPMARAIENGKLAPPAAPGVQARVYAEAVERLAGRGWLQVSQSHLVRSAREFNRYNAAIKRGVACLPFGAGAGGQAHGYRWRNVIDIAQRRDMIAQQRAPVEGLAQVPADHAAHAMIAAGLEAGRLDLAAIEALRPGFRAAVAPLLANWAAGGLGELSHDGFRPNRAGSFWISNLTSGLSAGLQSATQAATSGCCASA from the coding sequence ATGACGATGGCGCGTGCGACGACGAGCGGCGGTGCGCCGCATGGCGGACACGGGCATCATCCGGCGGCGGCCGCGGCGTTGCAGATCAGCGATTACTTCGTGCGGATCGGCTGCGATGCCTTGACCGAGGCGTTCGCGAAGCGCTCATTCTCGCCGCCATGGCGCGGCAGCCGGCCGGTCGACGGCGACGATGTCGAGGCGGTGCTCGCGCGGATCTTCGCGACGCTCCGCAACGAGACCGCGGTCGCCTATGTGCACGTGCCGTTCTGCCAGACGCATTGCCTGTTCTGCGGCTTCTTCCAGAACGTCTGGCGCGCCGAGGCCGGTCCCGCTTATGTTGACGACGTGCTCGCCGAACTCGCGGCGCGGTCCTCCACCCCGCTGATCGCGTCGGCGCCGATCGACGCGGTGTATCTCGGCGGCGGCACGCCGTCGGCGCTCGCGGCCGACGATCTCGCGCGCCTGGTCGAGGGCCTGCGCCGCTATCTGCCGCTGACGAGCGACTGCGAGATCACGCTCGAAGGTCGCGGCTTCGGCTTCGATCTGGCGAAGGCCGAGAAGGTGGCGGACGCCGGCGTGACCCGGCTGTCGATTGGGGTGCAGACGTTCTCGACGCAGGTGCGGCGCCGGCTCGGCCGCAAGCTCGCGGGTCCCGAGGTGCAGTCGTTTCTCGCCGATCTGGTGGCGCTCGGCCGCACCGCGGTGGTGTGCGATCTGATCTACGGCCTGCCGGGACAGACCGACGACATTTGGGCGAACGATATCGAGATCGTCGATCGGCTCGGGCTCGACGGCGTCACGCTCTATGCGCTCAATATGTTTCCCGGCGGGCCGATGGCGCGCGCGATCGAGAACGGCAAGCTGGCGCCGCCGGCGGCGCCCGGCGTGCAGGCGCGCGTTTATGCGGAAGCGGTCGAGCGGCTGGCGGGGCGGGGCTGGCTGCAGGTGTCGCAGTCGCACCTCGTGCGCTCGGCGCGCGAGTTCAACCGCTACAATGCGGCGATCAAGCGCGGCGTCGCCTGCCTGCCGTTCGGGGCGGGTGCGGGCGGCCAGGCTCATGGCTATCGCTGGCGCAACGTCATCGACATCGCGCAACGCCGCGACATGATCGCGCAGCAGCGTGCGCCGGTCGAAGGGCTGGCGCAGGTGCCGGCCGATCACGCCGCCCACGCGATGATCGCGGCCGGCCTCGAAGCCGGACGTCTCGACCTCGCCGCGATCGAGGCGCTGCGGCCGGGTTTCCGCGCAGCGGTGGCGCCGCTGCTGGCGAATTGGGCGGCGGGCGGCCTCGGCGAACTCAGCCACGACGGTTTTAGGCCCAATCGCGCCGGTTCGTTCTGGATCAGCAATCTGACCAGCGGACTGTCCGCCGGACTGCAATCGGCGACGCAGGCTGCGACATCGGGCTGCTGCGCATCTGCGTGA